CAACGACACCGGCGTACCCTACTTTCAACTCGTCGATGTCGAGACCGGCGAGGCGACGTCCGCCTTTGCGCAGGGACACGCCTTGGGCTCCGCCTATGCCGAAGACGGCAAGATGTACATCTTCGGGGTCCCGGGCTGGGGGGCGTCGACGATCAGTGTGTTTGTCTCCACAGACCTGGTGAACTGGGCGCAGCACGAGGTGCTCGACCTGCCGGGCTGGGAGATCTATAACACCAGCGTCTGCAAGAGCGACAACGGCTACGTGCTGGTCTTCGAGGTCGGCGCGCCGCCCGAGGTCGTCGGTAACGGCTTCACCGGACGCTTCGCGGAGTCCGATGACCTGCTCGACTGGACCCTCCTGCCCGAGCCGGCCGTATACACCAAGGAAAAGTACTCCGCCTGCCCGACGATCCGCTGGACGGGGGGCTGGTTCTACATGACCCATCTGGATGCGATCGGGGGCTATCAGTTCGAGACCCACATGGTCCGCAGCCGCGACCTGGCCAACTGGGAGCAGAGCCCCCGCAACCCGGTCCTGACGTTCGATGAGCGTGACAAGACCATCGCTTCGGACCGCCTGTCATGGGGGCAGATCGCCGAGGTCCAGGACGCGCTCAACCGCAACAACTCAGACATCGACTACGCCCAGTTCGATGGCCAGGTCGTGATCTACTATTCCTGGGGCGACCAGGTCGGCAACGAGTTTTTGTCTAAAGCGTTCTTCGACGGCACGATGGACGAGTTTTTCGCCTACTACTTCCCTGAGGGCGAGTAGCCGGGGCTTCGCTGTTGATCCGAGGACTTTGTCATGAAGCTGAAAGACAGAGTAGTTGTCGTCACCGGAGGGAGCAAAGGTATCGGGCTGGGCTGCGCGCGTGTCATGGGACGGCACGGCGCCGATGTGCTCATCGCGGCGCGCGGCGAGGCGGCCGGGAAACAGGCGGAGCAGGCGCTTCGTGATGACGGGATCGACGCGGGATTTGTTCCCTGCGATGTCACCAAGCCCGACGACATGGCGGCGCTAGTCAACCAGGCGATCGATCGCTTCGGCAAGCTGGACTGCCTGGTCAACAACGCGGGTTGGCACCCACCGGCGATGGGCATCGACCAGATCGGGCTGGATGATTTCGAGGCGTTGGTTCGGCTCAACCTCACCAGCACGTTTCTGGGCTGCAAGCTCGCGGTACCACACCTTGTCAAGACACGCGGGTCGCTGATCAATATGTCCAGCGCCGTCGGCGAGATCGGGCAGGCCGGGGCGGTCGGCTATGTCACGACCAAGGCCGGGCAGATCGGTCTGACCAAAGCGCTTGCGCTTGACCTCGCGCCGCGAGGCGTGCGGTGCAACGCCGTCGCCCCCGCGGGCGTGATGACCCCGCTGATGCAGGAGTGGGCCGACACTGAATACGACCCCAAGGCCGCGCTCGACATGGTCGCCCGGTGGCATCCCGTCGGGCGCATGGCGACGATCGACGAGGTCGGCGAGGTCTGCGCGTTCCTGGCCAGCGACGAGGCGTCCTTTATCACCGGCCAAGTGATGCGGGTCGACGGCGGCGCGGGCCTGGGCTACGCGGACAAAACGCCGCTAGGCGCGGACGACGACGAAAACGGTTCCGATACCCAAGCCTAGCTATGCAAGCGGAGATTCGATTCATGCCTCAGGCCAAACACATCGCGCGATTGTCTTTATGCCTGCTCTTGTTGGCGATGACGCTCCCGGCGTACGCGCGGGGCTCGGCCACGCCTGGCGAGTCGGCCGTAGCGGTGGGCGAGCCAGCAGGTACGGCCGAGCAGGACGCGCGAATGGCCTGGTTCCGCGAAGCGCGCTTCGGGATGTTCATCCACTTCGGCTTGTACTCGACCGCCGCCGGGCAGTGGGAAGGCCAGCCCGTCGGGTTCGTCGAGTACTTCGGTTTCCGCGACCCCGAAGACTGGGCCAAGCTGCTCGACGAGTTCAATCCGGTTGATTTCGACGCCGACGCAATCGTACGCGCGGCGAAAGCGGCGGGGATGCAGTATCTGGTCATCACCGCCAAGCACCACGACGGCTTCTGTCTGTTCGACTCGGCGCATACCGAGTTCGATGTGATGTCGACGCCCTTTGGCCGGGACATCATCCGCGAGATGTCCGAGGCGTGCCGTCGGCACGGTCTACGGTTTGGGCTGTACTACTCGATCATCGACCTGCACCACGCCGACTATCTGCCTCGGCATGCGTTCGATCCCCGCCCGGCGGACGGCGCAGACTTTGAGCGCTATGTCGCGTTTATGAAAGACCAGCTCCGCGAGCTACTCACGAGTTACGGGCCGATCGACGTGGTCTGGTTCGATGGCGAATGGGAGAACACTTGGACCCATGGGCGGGCGCTGGACCTATGGGATTTTGTGCGTGAATTGCAGCCGGACGCGCTGATTAACAACCGTATCGATAAGGGCCGGGCCGGTATGCAGGGGATGAACACAGGCGACCATTACCTCGGCGACTTTGGCACGCCCGAGCAAGAACTCCTGGAGCGCAACCCCGGCGAGGACTGGGAGACCTGCCAGACGATGAACCGGCACGGCAACTGGGGCTGGCGGAGCGACGAGGGCGACTACTACAGCGAGCCCGAGCTGATCCAGCAGGTCATCGCCTGCGCGAGCATGGGCGGGAACATGCTGCTCAACATTGGGCCTAAAGATGACGGCACGATCGCCGAACCACAACAGGCCCGGCTCGATGCGATCGGCCGGTGGATGAACTCGCACGGCGAAGCCATTTACGCTTCACAGGCAAGCCCGTATGCCCGCGCCCCGGCGTGGGGGCGGTGCACATTGCAGGGCGAGACCCTGTACTGCCATGTGTTCGAGATGCCCGAAGATGGCAAGCTTGTCCTGCCGGTGATCGAAGGCGAGGTTGCCGTAGCGTGGGCCCACGCGGATGGCGAGCGTGCGGCGCTGCCGGTCGTTAGGCTCGGGGACGGTGCGTTGCAGGTCGATGCTTCATCGGTCGATGTCGAGCCGGGAGCGACGGTGATTGCGGTGCGATTTGAAACGGTACCGGTTGCGCCGCCGTACATCGTGCGGCCCGACCGTGCGGGCGTGCTCACGTTTGATGCGTCGGAGGCCGAGATTCATGGCTCCGCGCGATATGACCCGCAGCACGACAGCATCGGCTATTGGACCGATGCGGGGACGACGATCGTCTGGCCCGTCTTGGTGCCCGCGCCGGGTCGCTACCGGGTCGAGGTGACCTACGGCTGCGCGGATGACGGCGGCGGGACGTACCGCGTTGAGGTGGCGGGGGCGCACGCCGAGGCAGACAGCCGGAAGACAGGCGGGTGGTTCGACCGCGCAACGGACACGATCGGCGAACTACAGATCATGGAGGCGGGCGCGTATGACCTGCGTGTTCTGGTCGTCGATATGCCGGGGCTGGCGGTGTTTGATTTTCAGCGCGTCGTGTTGCGGCCGATTACGGATTGAGGTGTTGCATTGGACGGCAAACGGATTGTATTTTCATTTGCGACCTTGCTCGCGTTGTGTTGTCTCCTGGCACCGGCAGAGGCCGAGCGGCCGGGGCCTGGATCTCCGGTTGAGTTCGCTCGGGATATCCGGCCGATCCTTGAGGCCCATTGTTATTCATGCCACGGGCCCGACCGTCAGCGTGGTGGGTTGCGGCTTGATCTCAAGGCGAACGCGTTGCGGGGCGGGGACTCGGGTGAGCCGGGGGTGGTGCCGGGGGACAGCGCGGGCAGCTTCCTGATGCACTCACTCCGGGGCGACGATGACGTCCAGCAGATGCCGCTGAATCGCGATCCGCTCGCGGAGGAAGACGTCGCATTGATCCGGCGGTGGATTGATGCGGGTGCCGAGTGGCCGACGGATGGCGAGGAGGTGGATGACTTTCTTGTACGTGACCACTGGTCGCTCAAGCCCGTGGTCGATCCGGCTTTGCCCGGCAGTGCGGACGAGCCCTGGTGTCGCAATCCGATCGACGCCTTCATCCTCGATGCGTTGAATGATGCGGGGCTTGAGCCGTCGCCCGAGGCGGACCGCCGTCGGCTGATCCGCCGGGTGTTCTTCACGCTGCACGGCCTCGCGCCGACACCGGGGCAGATGCGGCGGTACTTGGAAGATGAACGTGCCGACTGGTATACGCGGATGGTCGACGACCTTCTGGATTCGCCGCGGTACGGTGAACGCTGGGCGCGTCACTGGCTCGACATCGTGCGCTACGCCGACACCAACGGCTTCGAGACTAACACGCCCCGGCCCAACGCGTACCACTACCGTGACTACGTCATCCGTGCGTTCAACGACGATGTCCCATACGACCAGTTTATCCTCGACCAGCTCGCCGGCGACACAACCGGCCAGGACGCGGCAACTGGTTTCCTCGTCGCCGGCACGAAGGACATCGTCAACAGCCCCGACCCCGGGCTCACCGCGATGCAGCGCAGCAACGAGCTCGCGGACATGGTCAACGTTACGAGCAGCGCGTTCATGGGGCTCACCGTCGCTTGTGCACGCTGCCACAACCATAAGTTCGACCCGATCCTGCACCACGACTACTACGCGATGGAGGCCGTCTTCGCCGGCGTCCAGCACGGCGACCGCCCGCTGACGCGCGACCCCGATCATGTCGATTCCATCCGCCGACAGATCGCGGCGCTGGATACCCGGATCGATTTGGCCGCGCCGCTCGCCAATCCCCAAGCGGGTGTCGAGCCGGCACGCCCGGCGGTGAACACCCGGCGGAATGTAGAGCGTTTCGAGCCGGTCCGCGCGCGATACGTCCGGATCGTGATCGCCGAGACGAACAACGGGATCGAGCCGTGCATCGATGAGCTGGAGGTCTATACCGCCGCGGCGGATGGCGAGGCATCGACGAATGTCGCGCTTCATTCGGCGGGTGGGGTGGCGACGAGCTCGGGCACGTATGTCGGCAACCCCAAGCACCAGCTCGAGCATCTCAACGACGGTAGATACAGCAACGACTACAGCTGGATCAGCAGCGAGCACAATCGCGGGTGGGCGCAGATCACCCTCGCCCAAGAGCGGGAGATCGATCGCGTTGTTTGGGGCCGGGATCGGACATCGGGTTACAGCGACCGCCTGGCGGTCGACTACCAGATCGAGGTCGCGGTCGAGCCGGGCGAGTGGGTGGTCGTTGCGGGCTCGTCCGACCGCGCCGCGATGGGTGAAACGGTTTCGGTGGCGGAGGACTCGCCCGAGTACGCATCGTTGCTGGCCGAGCGCCGGGCGTTGGAGAACCGGGCCTCGGCGAATGCCTACGCGGGCACATTCATGCAGCCCGCGCCGACCCACCGGCTGTTCCGCGGCGACCCGATGCAGCCGCGCGAAGCCGTCGCACCCGACACGATCACGGTGCTGGGCTCGCTCGGACTTGAACTGAATGCCCCGGAGCAAGCCCGCCGCGTCGCGCTGGCGCAGTCACTGGCCGACCCCGGCCATCCGCTGACGGCGCGGGTGATGGTCAATCGGCTCTGGCAGCATCACTTCGGCGCAGGGCTGGTGCGGACGCCCAGCGACTTCGGTGCCATGGGCGCACAGCCGACGCATCCCGCGCTGCTCGATTTTCTGGCGGCGCGGTTCGTCGAAAGCGGCTGGTCGGTCAAGCACATGCACCGCCTGATCCTGAACTCCAACGCATTCAGGCAGGACTCGGCGCCCAACGAACAAGCCCAGCGTATCGATGCCGACGGGGCGCTGCTCTGGCGCTTCCCGCCGCGTCGCCACGAGGCCGAGGTGATCCGCGATTCGATCCTGGCCGCGACCGGGAAGCTCGACCTGGCCATGTACGGCCCGGGCTTCAGCTTCTTCGAGCCCAACAACAACTACGTCCGTGTCTATAACCACAAGCGCACGTTTGGCCCCGAGGACTGGCGACGGATGGTCTACGCGCAGCAGGTCCGCATGGAGCGCGACCTGACCTTCGGTGGATTCGACTGCCCCGACGGTGCGCAGGGCGCGCCGCGCCGCCCGCGTTCGACCACCGCGCTGCAAGCGCTCAACCTGCTCAACAGCCCGTTCGTCCTGCAACAGGCCGGGTTCTTCGCCGAGCGTCTGGTTGAGGAAGCGGGCGACGGCCCGGCGGCGCAGGTGCAGCGGGCCTTTACCTTGTTGTTTAGCCGAGACGCGACGCAGTCAGAGATTGATGGCTGTGTGCGGTTTGTGGATGAGCATGGGCTCGCAGCGCTTTGCCGTGTGCTCTTCAACACCAACGAGTTCTTGTTCGTCGAATGACTTTCCATCGGCGTGCCCCAACGCGCGGCCGACCCACGCCGAGGCCCGAGTCCGCAAAGCCCCGGATCATTCCATCGCTTGCGTCCATCCAAGGAACACCCATGCCCCACGACGACAACCTCTTGACCCCGACCGGGCAGATGATGCTCGACCGCCGGTCGTTCCTCGCCAAGGGCGGGGCCGGGCTCGGCTCGATCGCGCTGACCTACCTGCTGGGCAGCCAGGGTGCGCTCGGCAGCGGCGGCGGGGGCGACACGCCGACGCCCATCCGACCAACGATCGATCCCGCCGCGCCGCACGGGGCACGCGCCGCGCACTTCGCGCCGCGCGCGAAGAACGTCATCGTCATCTTCTGCTCGGGCGCGCTTAGCCACATCGATACGTTCGACTACAAGCCCGAACTCGAACGCTACCACGACACCCCCATGCCCGGGGCGGACAACCTCGTCACCTTCCAGGGCGAGAACGGCAACCTCATCAAGAGCCCGTGGGCCTTCCGCCCGCGCGGCGAGTCGGGCAAGATGACCAGCGACCTCTTGCCCTGCCTCGGCGAGTTGGCCGACGAGATGTGCTTCATCCACTCGCTCACCGGCAAGACCAACACGCACGGCCCGGGCGAAAACCTCATGTCCACCGGCTTCACGCTCGACGGCTTCCCGTCCATGGGGTCGTGGGCGACCTACGCGCTGGGTACCCAGAGCCAGTCGCTTCCCGCCTTCGTCGCGATCTGCGACCCACGCGGCGTCCCCCAGGCCAGCGGCAACAACTGGGGAAACGGCTTCCTCCCCGCCGTGTTCCAAGGCACCCCCTTCAACGCCAGCGACCCGATCGACAACCTCGCCCGGCCCGCCGGCGTCAGCCCGCAGACCGACGCAGACGCGCGCGACCTGCTGCGCCGGCTCAACGAACAGCACCTCGAACGCTACCCCGGCGACACCGAACTCAGCGCCCGCATCGCCAGCTACGAACTCGCCGCGCGCATGCAGACCACCGTGCCCGGCGTCACCGACCTCTCCAGCGAAAGCCCCGCCACCCTCGCGTCGTACGGCGCGGACAGCCCGAACAAGACGAAGGCCGGCTTCGCACGCAACTGCATCCTCGCGCGTCGCCTGATCGAACGCGGCGTCCGATTCGTCCAGCTCTTCAACGGCGCCTACGCCATGGGCGAGGGGATCGGCAACTGGGACGGCCACAAAGCCATCATCGACCAGTACAACATCCACGGCCCGATCCTCGACCAGCCCGTCGCCGCACTACTCAAAGACCTCAAACAGCGCGGCATGCTCGAAGACACCCTCGTCGTCTTCACGACCGAGTTCGGACGCATGCCCACGTTCCAGAAGGGCGCATCGGGCCGAGACCACAACCCCGAGGGCTTCACCGCCTGGCTCGCTGGGGCAGGCGTGAAAAAGGCACACACCTACGGCGCGACCGACGAATTCGGCCACAAAGCCACCGAGAACATCTGCGACGTCCACGACCTCCACGCCACCATCCTCCACCTCCTGGGCCTCGACCACGAACGCCTGAGTTACTACAACAACGGCATCGAACGCCGCCTCACCGACGTCCACGGCCACGTACTCCACGACATCTTGACGTAACGGCGGCGGGGTTATCTTGGCGTGAATTGATAACAAATCCCTGCGTATGCTACAGGTCCCAGCCCGTACTTACGATCGCTTCACGCACGCCCTTCAACTTGTACGCCGCGAGGTTCTCCATCACCACGATGTCCCGGCCCGCACCGTCGGCCGCGATACGCTGGACCGCCGCGCCACCGGAGGGACCGCCTCGCCATGCTCAACTGCCGCCGCCACCCGTTCACGCAAGTCCATCGAATAACGCCCTCAACAAGGCCTCCATGCCAGAAAAAGGCATCATGACAGATGGAGTTCCCTCGCGCCAGGGTCGCTAACAGTGCGGAGGTGTCGCGACGACGACTGCATTGTTACGCAGACGAACCGGCGGGCTTCCCATGCAGCGTCTTGTGACTACTCAAACGTGTACACGAAGCTGCCGCCCTCGCCGACCGAGACCTTCGCGGTTGCGAAGTCCTCGCCGGTGACCATGCGCTGCAGGAACTCGGCCGAGAGCTCGGGCAGCAGCGTGCGGGAGATGATGTTGTCGACGTTGCGTGCGCCGGACTCGACCTCGGTGCAGCGCTCGGCGATCGTGTCGATCAAGGCCTCATCGTATGTGAGGTCCGCGCCGTAGTTGGCCTGGACGCGGCGGACGATCTTGCCGAGCTTGAGCTGGATGATCTTGCGCATCACATCGTCGGCGAGCGGGAAGTACGGGACGATCGTGCACCGGCCCAGGAACGCGGGCTTGAACGTCTTGAGCAGGTCGGGGTAGATGGCCTGGCCAAGCCCCTCGGCGTCGGGGCGGGTCATCTCGTCGGCGCAGAGTTTCATGATGGAATCCGACGCCGCGTTCGAGGTCATGATGACGACGGTGTTTTTGAAGTCGATGTCGCGGCCTTCGCCGTCCTTGAGCATGCCCTTGTCGAACACCTGGTAGAAGATGTCCTGCACGCCGGGGTGCGCCTTCTCCATCTCGTCGAGCAGCACGACGCTGTAGGGCTTGCGGCGGACGGCTTCGGTCAGGACGCCGCCCTCGCCGTAGCCGACGTAGCCGGGAGGCGAGCCCATGAGCAGCGAGACCTTGTGTTCTTCTTTGAACTCGGACATGTTGATGACGGTGGCGTTCTGTTCGCCGCCGTAGAGGAGCTCGGCCAGCGTCATCGCGGTCTCGGTCTTGCCGACGCCTGAGGGCCCGGGCATGAGGAACACGCCGATGGGTTTGTTGGGGTCGGTGAGGTCGGCGCGGGAGGTGCGGATGCTCTGTGCGATAGTTTCGAGCGCGTGGTCCTGGCCGACGACGCGTTCCTGCATCCGCTCGCCCAGTTGCAGCACGGTGTTGATCTCGTCGGACATCATCCGGCCCGACGGGATGCCGGTCCACGCGGAGACGACCTCGGCGACGGCCTGTGCATCGACGCAGGGCTGGACCAGCGGCTCGTCGCCCTGGTGGTTGCGGAGGTCATCGGTGACCTGCTTGAAGCGGGCCTGGAGCTCGGCGCGCTCTGCGTCGGTGAGGGGCGGCGGGGCGGGGGCGTCCCCACCGTCAGCAGCGGGTGCATCGCCGTCGGTAGCTTCCGCGCCGGCGGGTGCTTCTGTCTCGCCTGATGCT
The sequence above is a segment of the Phycisphaeraceae bacterium D3-23 genome. Coding sequences within it:
- a CDS encoding glucose 1-dehydrogenase: MKLKDRVVVVTGGSKGIGLGCARVMGRHGADVLIAARGEAAGKQAEQALRDDGIDAGFVPCDVTKPDDMAALVNQAIDRFGKLDCLVNNAGWHPPAMGIDQIGLDDFEALVRLNLTSTFLGCKLAVPHLVKTRGSLINMSSAVGEIGQAGAVGYVTTKAGQIGLTKALALDLAPRGVRCNAVAPAGVMTPLMQEWADTEYDPKAALDMVARWHPVGRMATIDEVGEVCAFLASDEASFITGQVMRVDGGAGLGYADKTPLGADDDENGSDTQA
- a CDS encoding PSD1 and planctomycete cytochrome C domain-containing protein; the protein is MCCLLAPAEAERPGPGSPVEFARDIRPILEAHCYSCHGPDRQRGGLRLDLKANALRGGDSGEPGVVPGDSAGSFLMHSLRGDDDVQQMPLNRDPLAEEDVALIRRWIDAGAEWPTDGEEVDDFLVRDHWSLKPVVDPALPGSADEPWCRNPIDAFILDALNDAGLEPSPEADRRRLIRRVFFTLHGLAPTPGQMRRYLEDERADWYTRMVDDLLDSPRYGERWARHWLDIVRYADTNGFETNTPRPNAYHYRDYVIRAFNDDVPYDQFILDQLAGDTTGQDAATGFLVAGTKDIVNSPDPGLTAMQRSNELADMVNVTSSAFMGLTVACARCHNHKFDPILHHDYYAMEAVFAGVQHGDRPLTRDPDHVDSIRRQIAALDTRIDLAAPLANPQAGVEPARPAVNTRRNVERFEPVRARYVRIVIAETNNGIEPCIDELEVYTAAADGEASTNVALHSAGGVATSSGTYVGNPKHQLEHLNDGRYSNDYSWISSEHNRGWAQITLAQEREIDRVVWGRDRTSGYSDRLAVDYQIEVAVEPGEWVVVAGSSDRAAMGETVSVAEDSPEYASLLAERRALENRASANAYAGTFMQPAPTHRLFRGDPMQPREAVAPDTITVLGSLGLELNAPEQARRVALAQSLADPGHPLTARVMVNRLWQHHFGAGLVRTPSDFGAMGAQPTHPALLDFLAARFVESGWSVKHMHRLILNSNAFRQDSAPNEQAQRIDADGALLWRFPPRRHEAEVIRDSILAATGKLDLAMYGPGFSFFEPNNNYVRVYNHKRTFGPEDWRRMVYAQQVRMERDLTFGGFDCPDGAQGAPRRPRSTTALQALNLLNSPFVLQQAGFFAERLVEEAGDGPAAQVQRAFTLLFSRDATQSEIDGCVRFVDEHGLAALCRVLFNTNEFLFVE
- a CDS encoding alpha-L-fucosidase, yielding MPQAKHIARLSLCLLLLAMTLPAYARGSATPGESAVAVGEPAGTAEQDARMAWFREARFGMFIHFGLYSTAAGQWEGQPVGFVEYFGFRDPEDWAKLLDEFNPVDFDADAIVRAAKAAGMQYLVITAKHHDGFCLFDSAHTEFDVMSTPFGRDIIREMSEACRRHGLRFGLYYSIIDLHHADYLPRHAFDPRPADGADFERYVAFMKDQLRELLTSYGPIDVVWFDGEWENTWTHGRALDLWDFVRELQPDALINNRIDKGRAGMQGMNTGDHYLGDFGTPEQELLERNPGEDWETCQTMNRHGNWGWRSDEGDYYSEPELIQQVIACASMGGNMLLNIGPKDDGTIAEPQQARLDAIGRWMNSHGEAIYASQASPYARAPAWGRCTLQGETLYCHVFEMPEDGKLVLPVIEGEVAVAWAHADGERAALPVVRLGDGALQVDASSVDVEPGATVIAVRFETVPVAPPYIVRPDRAGVLTFDASEAEIHGSARYDPQHDSIGYWTDAGTTIVWPVLVPAPGRYRVEVTYGCADDGGGTYRVEVAGAHAEADSRKTGGWFDRATDTIGELQIMEAGAYDLRVLVVDMPGLAVFDFQRVVLRPITD
- a CDS encoding DUF1501 domain-containing protein, which gives rise to MPHDDNLLTPTGQMMLDRRSFLAKGGAGLGSIALTYLLGSQGALGSGGGGDTPTPIRPTIDPAAPHGARAAHFAPRAKNVIVIFCSGALSHIDTFDYKPELERYHDTPMPGADNLVTFQGENGNLIKSPWAFRPRGESGKMTSDLLPCLGELADEMCFIHSLTGKTNTHGPGENLMSTGFTLDGFPSMGSWATYALGTQSQSLPAFVAICDPRGVPQASGNNWGNGFLPAVFQGTPFNASDPIDNLARPAGVSPQTDADARDLLRRLNEQHLERYPGDTELSARIASYELAARMQTTVPGVTDLSSESPATLASYGADSPNKTKAGFARNCILARRLIERGVRFVQLFNGAYAMGEGIGNWDGHKAIIDQYNIHGPILDQPVAALLKDLKQRGMLEDTLVVFTTEFGRMPTFQKGASGRDHNPEGFTAWLAGAGVKKAHTYGATDEFGHKATENICDVHDLHATILHLLGLDHERLSYYNNGIERRLTDVHGHVLHDILT